From the Polynucleobacter sp. MWH-UH35A genome, one window contains:
- a CDS encoding cbb3-type cytochrome c oxidase subunit 3 has protein sequence MEQITPYLSAFSTVIGLIFFVGIVWWAWSPGRKQANQESAELPFDLPDEFSKDKS, from the coding sequence ATGGAACAGATCACGCCTTACCTCTCAGCTTTTTCTACAGTAATTGGCCTTATCTTTTTTGTAGGAATTGTTTGGTGGGCATGGTCTCCTGGTAGAAAGCAAGCAAATCAGGAATCAGCAGAACTTCCATTTGATCTTCCAGATGAATTTAGTAAGGACAAATCATGA
- the ccoO gene encoding cytochrome-c oxidase, cbb3-type subunit II: MSSENKFFSHGTLEKNVGWLIIATIIVVSIAGLVQIVPLFFQHTTTEPSPGVAPYTALRLAGRDIYQREGCVGCHSQQIRTLRSEVERYGPYSLAGESVFDHPFLWGSKRTGPDLARVGARYSDDWHRIHLRNPRDVVPESNMPGYPWLQKNAADASSIQSHMIAMTRLGVPYTEEMIANAPKELEGKTEEDALIAYLQGLGVNRRYIVVDEVVAK, encoded by the coding sequence ATGTCTAGCGAAAATAAATTCTTTTCCCACGGAACGCTTGAGAAAAACGTTGGTTGGTTAATTATTGCCACAATCATTGTTGTGTCGATAGCGGGTTTGGTGCAAATCGTGCCACTCTTCTTTCAGCACACTACTACTGAGCCCAGTCCAGGAGTTGCTCCATATACCGCTTTGAGACTAGCTGGTCGTGATATTTATCAGCGCGAAGGATGTGTTGGCTGTCATTCGCAGCAGATTCGTACTTTGCGTTCAGAAGTAGAGCGTTACGGCCCTTATTCATTGGCTGGTGAGTCTGTATTTGATCATCCGTTCTTATGGGGCAGTAAGCGTACTGGTCCAGACTTGGCTCGTGTAGGCGCTCGTTACTCTGATGATTGGCATCGTATCCACTTGCGCAATCCACGCGATGTGGTTCCTGAGTCCAATATGCCTGGATACCCTTGGTTGCAGAAGAATGCTGCTGACGCTTCTTCAATACAGTCTCATATGATTGCGATGACTCGTTTGGGTGTACCTTATACCGAGGAAATGATTGCAAATGCACCTAAAGAGTTAGAAGGCAAGACTGAAGAGGATGCATTAATTGCCTATCTTCAGGGTCTTGGTGTAAATCGTAGATACATCGTTGTTGATGAAGTGGTGGCCAAGTAA
- the ccoN gene encoding cytochrome-c oxidase, cbb3-type subunit I, with the protein MGLTVGSNQDTFNYKVVSQFAIVTVLWGIVGMLVGVILAAQLIWPEITFNIPWLSYGRLRPLHTNAVIFAFGGSALFATSYYIVQRTSQARLFCDKLAAFTFWGWQAVIVLAAVTLPLGISTSKEYAELEWPIDILITLVWVAYAVVFFGTIMKRKTKHIYVSNWFFGAYILTIAILHIFNNLEMPATLWKSYSAYAGVQDAMVQWWYGHNAVGFFLTTSFLGMMYYFIPKQAERPIYSYRLSIVHFWALNFTYMWAGPHHLQHTSLPDWTQSLGTVFSLILLAPSWGGMINGIMTLSGAWYKLRRDPILKFLVVALSFYGMSTFEGSMMSIKTVNSLSHYTDWTIGHVHSGALGWVAMITIGSLYYLIPRLVGQKEMYSTKWIELHFWIATIGVVLYIAAMWIAGVMQGLMWRAFEPDGTLTYSFVESVKATYPFYVIRLMGGLCYLSGMFLMAFNVFKTVQGKTFVNAPIPMAVAEH; encoded by the coding sequence ATGGGACTTACCGTGGGGAGTAATCAAGATACCTTCAATTACAAGGTTGTCAGCCAATTTGCCATTGTTACTGTGCTCTGGGGAATTGTTGGCATGCTCGTGGGGGTTATCCTCGCAGCCCAGCTTATCTGGCCTGAAATCACTTTTAACATTCCTTGGTTGAGCTATGGTCGTTTACGCCCACTGCACACCAATGCAGTGATTTTTGCCTTCGGTGGATCGGCGTTGTTTGCAACGTCTTATTACATCGTGCAGCGCACAAGTCAGGCGCGTTTGTTTTGTGACAAATTAGCGGCTTTTACCTTTTGGGGTTGGCAGGCGGTTATTGTTTTAGCTGCCGTGACATTGCCATTGGGCATCTCAACATCAAAAGAGTACGCAGAACTTGAGTGGCCTATTGATATTTTGATCACCTTAGTTTGGGTGGCCTATGCAGTAGTGTTCTTCGGCACCATCATGAAACGCAAAACGAAGCATATTTATGTTTCTAATTGGTTCTTCGGTGCTTACATTTTGACTATTGCTATTCTGCACATTTTTAACAACTTAGAAATGCCTGCAACATTGTGGAAGTCATATTCTGCTTATGCTGGCGTACAAGATGCGATGGTTCAGTGGTGGTATGGCCATAACGCAGTCGGCTTCTTCTTGACCACTAGCTTCTTGGGCATGATGTACTACTTCATTCCAAAGCAAGCTGAGCGCCCAATTTACTCATATCGTTTGTCCATCGTTCACTTCTGGGCTTTGAACTTTACGTACATGTGGGCAGGTCCTCATCATTTGCAACATACTTCTTTGCCTGACTGGACTCAGTCTCTTGGCACAGTATTCTCTTTGATCTTGCTAGCGCCATCTTGGGGTGGCATGATTAACGGCATCATGACATTGTCTGGTGCTTGGTACAAACTCCGTCGTGATCCAATCTTGAAGTTCTTGGTGGTGGCGTTGTCCTTCTACGGTATGTCTACCTTCGAAGGCTCCATGATGTCTATTAAGACAGTGAACAGCTTGTCTCATTACACAGACTGGACTATTGGTCACGTTCACTCCGGTGCTTTGGGTTGGGTTGCCATGATTACGATTGGTTCCCTCTACTATTTGATCCCACGTTTGGTTGGTCAAAAAGAAATGTATAGCACCAAGTGGATTGAGTTGCATTTCTGGATTGCTACTATCGGCGTGGTTTTATACATTGCCGCTATGTGGATCGCTGGGGTTATGCAGGGTCTGATGTGGAGAGCATTCGAGCCAGATGGTACTTTGACATATAGCTTTGTTGAGTCTGTAAAAGCTACCTATCCTTTCTACGTCATTCGTTTGATGGGTGGCTTGTGCTACCTAAGCGGCATGTTCTTGATGGCGTTCAACGTCTTCAAAACCGTGCAAGGCAAAACTTTTGTAAACGCGCCTATTCCTATGGCCGTTGCTGAACACTAA
- the ccoS gene encoding cbb3-type cytochrome oxidase assembly protein CcoS, translated as MESLFLLIPISLLLIGLLVWILNWSIKSGQFDDLDGPGEAILMDDDTPEAK; from the coding sequence ATGGAAAGCCTCTTTCTTCTTATTCCCATTTCTTTGCTTTTAATTGGTCTTTTGGTCTGGATCTTGAATTGGTCTATTAAAAGCGGCCAATTTGATGATTTGGACGGCCCTGGCGAGGCTATTCTGATGGATGACGATACTCCAGAAGCGAAATAA